Within Deltaproteobacteria bacterium, the genomic segment GCCGCATTTTTCGTAAAACCCTTCCCGGCCCGGAACCGCGTATAATATGATATTGTCCACGGGCAGTTGCTCGACCAAACGGCGCATGATTTCCTTGCCCATGCCCTTGCCCTGATATTCGGGAAGCAGCACGACGTCGTACACCGCCGCCTGATATTCCCCGTCGCTGAGGGCCCTCCCAAGCCCTACAAGTCTCGTCGAATCAAACACGAACACGGCGGCGGCGCTTGCCTCGAAAGCCCTCCTCAGCTTTTC encodes:
- a CDS encoding GNAT family N-acetyltransferase, whose protein sequence is MEYSTDRTRVDWNEAATVFERAPLGKNKRDPEKLRRAFEASAAAVFVFDSTRLVGLGRALSDGEYQAAVYDVVLLPEYQGKGMGKEIMRRLVEQLPVDNIILYAVPGREGFYEKCGFRRMRTAMAVLNPFMSDPESGYLD